The window AATGGCGGATCTGCTGAAAGATGTGGCGGAGGCTCAAATAAAGTTCTTGATCCAGCAATTCGGCGGGCTGGAGAAAGCGAGAACGGAGGAAATAGACGAATCCGCCTCGATTGCCAACCGCCTGGCATGGTTATACCTTCTGCAAGGCGCTGGTTCACTGCCGACGAACCTTCGTTCTCTCTATGCTCAAAGCAGCGTCCAGGTTGGCCCGCTTCTGAAGACCAGTTGGCATCAAAGGGCTCCTTACAATTTCTCTTGTCCAGAGATGATTGGCGATGAAGCATGTGCGAATGCGGTGGTTGGCTGTGTACAACTGGCTACGGCACAGGTCATGCGCTACTTTCATTGGCCTCCGTACTATTCTGGAGCCTTTCGTTTTTACTTTGACTGGCCGAATATGCTCAACCGGTACGTTCGAGCAAATGGCTGGTTCAATGACGAAAATGGCAATCCAGTGACGCAAGCTCAAATTGATGCTGTAGCTGCCCTTTGTGCTATCGCTGGGCAAGCCATGTATACGGATTATGGCTGTGACATCACTTATGGCGCGCTCTGCCATTGGTTGGTTGACGATGCAAGAGATGCTCTGGAGGATGATTTTTTCTACTCCAACCCAGATCTGGACCAACCGTATTGCGAGGAGCGTGATAGTTATAGCCTGGATGAGTGGTGGAACATAATAAAACAGGAAATTGATAACAATCGGCCGGTGGTATATCGTATCGCAACTGGAGCGGTGTTTATATCAGATTTTGATCATGCCATAGTGGTGGATGGGTACGACAATACCGGGGGGCTTTATCAGGTACATGCTAACTACGGTTGGGATGATCCACACACCGCCTGGTATACTTTGGACAACTTTGACTGCGACAATGCGCCGGGTTGGCAGGGTGGGTGTTCTTGGGACGAAGAGGAGTTGATTCGTCATATCTACCCGCGCACCGGACATTGTGGAGTCTCCTGGGGGACTTTGGGGCCGCGGAATAGCGCCACCGATCTTCCCCATTACATTTACTGTGATGTGATTTTCGTGAACACGACAATCCAGGGCGGCGCATGGGTGCAATTCCTGCCGGGCACTAGCATCACAGGTGGTTCCGCTTCGGCCGTTACCATTGAGGGGAGATCGCCGGGCGAGACCCGCTTTTACTCAGAAGGCCTTACCACGCGCGGGCTCAAGGTCGCCGCCGGCGGCAAGATCAAGCTACACAGCAACGGCAGTATCCGCGTGCGTTGATCTGGAAACCGATGCAAGAAAGTGAGAGATAGCCATGAGAAGAACACTCTTCATAGCTGCCAGTTTAGTGCTGGCTTGTTTGGTTGCCACAGAAACGATAGCGTCCATGGCCGACTTCGATTTGAGCTGGCACGTCATCGCCGGCGGGGGAGGCCAATCCGTGTCGTCCAGCTATATCGTGAGCGGCACCGTGGGCCAGGCGCATACAGGTGCGCTTGCCGGCGGCCCCTATACCCTGAGTGGTGGCTTCTGGAGCGGCGGGGTAGGTGTTGCCGTGGCGGGGTACCGGGTCTACCTGCCGTCGTTGTTGAGGAATCGTTAGCCCGTTGTCCTCCTCTCACAAATGGGAGAGGGTAGGGGTTGGAAAGGTAAAGCGTTTCGTGCTCAAGGAGCACAACCAGTGCTTCCAGCTCAACGGCAGACCGCTGTGCGCCATTATAGGTCTGTGCTCCCATGAGTGCAGAGCATCGTTCGATTGCAGATGTCAGGTCAAGACAAGAGGGAGCGAGGTTTTGCCATGTTCAATCGAATATACAGATTCATCAAGTGGACGGTCTTATTGTCTTTTTGCCTTCTCCTGAGCCTAGAGCAGGGAGGCTGGTCCCAGCCGTCCCTGTCCCCTGGATGCAAGCCTTATGAGTCCTATTTTCTCTTCCATGGAGCCTATCCTGACCAGGAGGGAACCCCTTATGCCGATGAGTTTCAAGGGCTGACTCACGATCAGGACAATTGGTTCTTGTCCTCAAACACACATGAAGTGCCCCAGCTTTGGAAAGTCCCCGTGCAATATGATTTGAGACATGTGACGGACAACCAGAATCAATACCCGGGAGTCATTCGTCGTATGATATCTGAAACTCCTCTTGCCCAGCTTGGGTATAACCACTTTGGTGATATCTCATACTACCGATATGCAGGACAGGGTTATATCATCGTGCCCGTGGAGAAGGAAAGGTCCTATACGGTGCCTAACGTTCTTGCCTTCTTTAGAGCGAATGATCTTGCATATGTAAACATGACCAGTGTGCCAAATTTCGGAGCTTGTCGAGATCCTGAAGGCCGGTCATTGGGGTGGGTTGCGGTAGATCCAGACGGAAACCTGTATTCTTCGGGGGATTGTACGTGGTCGATTTACAAGTTCTCTTTAAACTGGGCCGATCTGCCGAACAAACCGGTGAATCTGACACTTCTTGCTAGCATCAACCTTTTGGACGAAGATGGCACCCCGCTGATGTTAGGACGTACGCAGGGCGGAGTGTTCTCAGAAAGTGGACGTCTACTTTATATAGTGTCTGGTAGCGAAAGCGGCGTATTCCAGTACCGCAATGACGGAATAAGTGTGTTTGACACCCGAACCTGGCATAGGGTAGCCCAATCCACGAATGGCTTCGGTCACTTTAATTATCGCTACAGTGCAGGTTTCCCAGCATTCGACGAACCGGAAGGGATAACGATATGGGACCTGGATGACGGACGGGCACCAGGATTTGGGGGGCAACTCCATGTCGGCTTGCTTGATAATGAGTTGACCGCGGATGATGTCTATCTGTACCACTATATTAACACGATCTATGTGGATTCTTCCTATATGGGTGAGGAGACGGGTGAACCACACAAGCCGTTCAACACCGTCGGTGAGGCTAACGACCTGGCCTGGAACGGCGCACGGATCAAAATCAAGCCAGTTAGTATAGGCCCCTATTGGGAGGCGCTTACCTTTTCCAAACGGATACAATTACTTGCTGGAGACGGGGCCGCCACTATCGGAATGCTAGGGCGCGTTCGCTTAACGACCAAAGGGGCCATAAATATCTGCAACGGTGGCAGTCTAAAGGTCTATTGATGAAGCAGTAAAGAGGACTGCATTGATGGAAATTAGGGAAGCTATAATAATTGCTGCCCTGGCGGCAACCCTTGCCGTCAGCCCTCGTGTGGCGGGGGAGTCATTCGTTGACGATGACCGTGATGGCATTGATGATGCGGTGGAGCAGTTCCTGGCGGAGAAATTTGCCCCAGTAGTTTATATAGAGCCTGGCGAGTCCAACTACCCGGCCAACGTTGGCTGGATCCTGCAACGATCCAGCCTTTGGTATTACGAGGATTGCTGGCCCGACATCAATGAACTGGTACTCACAACGGTTGGCTCCCAGGAGAGGCTTATCGGGCCTCCATGGGTGCATCCCGACAGTTGGGGATTGGGACACCCTGAGCGGCACTGTGGCGACCCTCCCCACCATCGACGCATTTCAACTATTGCAGAGGACCCCGATGGTGAAGGTTCCACTGGCTACTCGGATCAAAGTACTTTCGTTCTCCCAGATGTCGCTGAGGCTTATCGCATTGGCAGCCTGGATCCGAGAGAATGGGTAACATATTTTCACGCCTATCCCACTTCTGAGCGTGGGGTCATGATTCAGTATTGGCATGCTTTTTCTTACAACGACTTTACTGTAGGTGATCATGGTGGTGATTGGGATGCAACGATTCACGTGCAGCTTGATAACAACCTCGATCTAAAGGGTGCATGGTTTTCGCGACACCGTGATGATCATCCAGGTACTTTCAAATCGGTGACGGAACTTACTCTATACCAGGGCACGCATATTCTGATGGCCATTGACGGCGGTGGACATGCCGCTTTTGCTTCTCCACAAGACTGGTGTGACTACAACACAGGGGGCTCCCATATGGGCACTATTGTCTGGGGCGACAACCCCGATAATCCAAGTCAGCTCCATAGGGTGCCTGGGGGACTAGGTTTCTGTGACCCGCGCGATTCCTCCGATGTAGCTGGTGGCACTGTGTGGAAGACCTGGACCAGTGGGGACGTGCGACAGGCTGGATCGGTAGAACACGCCATTAATCCGAATCCTAGCAGACACGGCGGCTTGATCAACATGGGCGAGTACAATCCCTGCACCTCCTCGACCTGCCAGGGGACAAAACAAGCCAGTACGCTCCTTGCTGGTCAGTTTCGCCCATTGAATGGGCAGGTGTTTATTCGCTATTCGGGGCGATGGGGAAGCATAGGCATCATATCTAGCGGCCCCCGTGGGCCCGTCTTCCAAGGATTCGACGGGAGTACATACACTGCTTGGTACAACCAGGCCAGCAACGCACCACTCAATCCCAAATTAGTCCTGGATAAAGCCAATGGTGCTATCTTGTGGCACTTGGAAGGAGAAATCTATGATAGAAGGTTGGGCCCTTTGTGCTCGGCCAAAATCCCCTATCTTGTTTCAAGTACTGTAACTGTTCCTGCTGGCGAGATTCTAACTGTTTGCCATGGTGTTACAGTGAGATTTGTTTCAGGTGGGAAAATCAAAGCAAATGGCATTCTGAATGCAGATGGGAGGACAGGAACGATAAAGTTTGTCTCCAATGAAGAAATTACCAAAGGCATGAAAATAGCCTCCCAATTTATCTTGAAAAATGGTGGCGAACTCAAGATTCCCTGAGATGCACTTGGCGAGGTAAAGAGTTTTTTGTCCAAAGAGGAGCCCCAGGGCTTGTGGCTCAAGCGCAGCCGCTCCGCTCGGGGGGTCTAGTCCCTTTGTCCACGACGGCGACGCGCACCTCACGGCCAGTTGAGCCTTCCCAGGCCCATTCGCGGTTGATGCCACCGATTGCTCCCGACGCGATCAACTCGCGTAGCATGCTGGCGACGAACTGTGATGATCAGGCCGGCTGCAACTCCGCTCCAGTGACCTGCTCCATCTCGTCTCGCATCTGGCTGTGTTCCTTGCGCTTCCCGGAGATATGGCTTCTGCTTGACGCGTGGATACTTGTATCGCTCGTCAATGGCCATCTTCTCTATTAGGCACGGTTCCCTCGGTGATATTATCATTTGACTGAACCGTAACATTTTAGTGACATTTTGCGTGCTGAAAGAAAGCGCTAAGAAGTGCTTGGCAGGCAGGTAGAAGTTGCTATACTCTTCCACTTGGCGCTCCGAGAGGTTGTAGAGGTAAGCAAGCAGAAGCATCTTGAGCACGAGGGCGGGATCGTAAGGCGGTCGGCCCTGCTGTCCTTGCCCTTGGTAATACTTAATCAGTTTGTAGGTGAAACATTGCCAGGGGATGACCTGCTTCAGTTGCACTAAGAAGTGATCCGCAGGTACGGTACAACCTGCTCATACAGAAAGTCACCGAAAAAGGAATTGTTGGTGTGCGGTTTGAATCTCTCGTGTCTCATCTTCATCCCCCCACTTATGGCATTGGCTATACCACAGTTTAACCCCTTCTGGCTTGTCCTCAAAAACGAGACTTTCAACACCCTCAGTACTAGGCGGTTGCGTTGAATGTTGCTGCGGGGGTGCGAATAGGACAAAAAGGCACGGAGGAGCAACAGAGGTGTGCATAGGGCAGAAGGGCGCGGTTGACGAGGCAGGATGCCTGGGCTGGTCAGATGCCGAGCGCATCTAGCCAGGTGACGGCTTGCGTATCTGTTGCTGCCACCTGCAGCGGGCACAAACCGGGATAGCGATAGGTTCGTTTTTGCTCCCGGCGCAGTTGATAAGGCTCCAGGTTGATGTACGTGAGCCAGAGGAGGTTGAAAGCATCGCATCCGCCGTTGCTCATGAAGCAACCCATGCGGCGCACTCGTTGTCGGTAGCGTCGGAAGAAGCGTTCAGCGACGTTACTGGTACGGCCCATGCCGTCTACCACCTGGCTAGTGTGCAACAGGGCTTCTTCTAGGGCCTTGCCGATGAGTTGAATGGCTGGCTGCAAGGAGGGGACATGAGACCATACGCTTTGGAGGGCTGAGAAAGCTTCTTGGGCTTCCTGGAGGGAGAGTGCATCCCAGACGGCATGGAGCATATCTTGGAGGATGTCCATAGCTTCGTCGGCGGCTCGTTCGGCGAAGGCTTGCAGGTGCGGGCTGATGTTGCGCCACAGGTGAAAGAGGCTGCGCTGCTGTTTGGCCCAGCGCAAGACCCGATCCAAGACATAGCGATAAGAAACGGCTCCGTCGCTCACGAGCACGCGCACATCTTCTGCCCAAGGCCCACCAGGCCAGAGCGAGACGGAACTGACCGGCGATCACGGCCTCGCTCTCCGTGCGCAAGCGACCCACCACCAGGCCGACACGGGTGACAGCATCGGCGATGAGGTGCAGCGGAGTAGGCACGCCACGGATGTAGCTGGCAGACGCAGCGGCCACCAGCGCGCCGCTGAAGCGGATCAAGTGCTGCCAACGGCCTTGTTGGGCCTGCTTCTCGACTTGCTGAGCCGCCTGCTGTTCCCAGCGCCAAACGCTGGTGTGGCTCAAGCGGGCGGTCGTTTCCGCAGGAGGGCTGAGAGGCAGCAAAGGATTCCAGATCAAAGCGCGTTCTGTGCCCTGGTTGATCTCCGAGCGCAGCCACTGCGCAGCAGCGCGCACAGAAGCACCGACGTGGAAGTACAGATCGAGGGCCTTGCGCCGCACCTGCCTGGTGTAGCGGGCCCGTGCTTCGCGGCGGGGGTCAGGTGGGGAATAGCTGCACCGGCAAAGATGACACCAATAGCGCTGCACCTTCTCCTGGTGCACTCCGCCCACATCACGGATGGTGACGATGTAGAAGCCATGCCTCTTGGTCATGCGCCGACCGCAGTAGGGACAACGCCGCGGATCAGTGGGCTCCAACAGCTCCTTGACAAATTCCCGTGCACTCTCGATAACATTCATGGCGGCCTCGACCTCCTGGCTGTATAGCTTCCTTATTTGCCAGAGATCGGGCCGCCTGTCATCTTTAAACTCCAGCAACAATATATGCAACCGCCTAAGATTAGCGCATCTTTGCTCGGTGTAAATATCTATGTTAAAATGACTTAACGATTTCTGTTCTGCAAGAGAATTGGTGGATAGTGTAAAAATGGAGTCAGAAGTCAAGGACAAGATCTTGGTCGTAGAGGATGATCCTATTCTCCTCGAGACGCTGCAGTACAACCTGCGCCGTCAAGGTTATTCGGTTATCACAGCCACCGATGGGATGAGTGCGGTAGAGCTAGCCCGAAGGGAACGCCCAGATGTAATCCTCCTGGATGTGATGATTCCCAAGATAGATGGGTTTGAGGTGTGCCGCATCTTGCGCCAGGAGATGAACATACCCATTCTCATGCTCACCGCTCGTGATGAGGAAATTGACAAGGTTGTAGGCCTGGAAGTGGGTGCGGACGATTACATGACCAAGCCTTTTTCCATGCGAGAGCTCCTGGCTAGAGTGAAGGCTCTGCTGCGCCGCGTGCGCTTGATCAGAGAGGATATGGCAATGGCGGCCGCGCCTGATGCCAAAAGGTTCGTTTTTGGTGATCTGGTTCTGGATCTGACCCGAGCTGAGCTGCGGCGAGCAGGTACGATTGTGCCCCTCAAGCCAAAGGAGTACGAACTTCTTGTCTTCTTAGCGCGTAACCGTGGCAGGGTCTTGTCCCGTGATTTGATCCTCGAGCGTGTGTGGGGCTGGGACTTTGCTGGGGGAACCAGAACGGTAGATGTGCATATCCGCTGGTTGCGCGAGAAGATCGAACCTGACCCCGCACACCCGACGCGCATTGTTACTGTGCGTGGCCTTGGATACCGTTTTGAAGGATAGATGCCATGTTCCACAACATCCGTTGGCGTATAGCCATTCCCTATATACTGCTTGTGGCCTTGATCATGATCGCCCTCACAATCTATCTGAACCATTTCCTGCACGAGGTGTACAAGGCTGATGTGCAAGCGCAGCTTCTTTCCGAAGCGCGTTTGGTTGGCAATGCTTTGGAACGATCTATAGCACAAGGAGCAACAGCAGATGAATTGGACGCCTTGGCTAGTCAATGGGCACGTGAGATCGAGGCACGTATCACCATTATTGCACCCGATGGCGTTGTGCTGGGCGATTCGCATGAAGATCGGGCGCGCATGGATAATCACCTGTGGCGGCCAGAAGTTCAACAAGCCCTGGCTGAGGGACGAGGTAACAGCGCGCGTTTTAGTGCAACCCTAGGGTACGAGATGATGTACACTGCAGTTCTGGTAAAGTCGGATGAGACAATCACGGCTATTGTCCGAGTGGCGCGTCCTTTACGCCAGGTCGAGCTCTATACGGCGCGACTGCATCAGAGCATCTTGTTAGTTGCAATAGCAGCGTCCGTAGTTGCAGCATTTCTTGCCTTGCTCATTGTCGAGCGCACTGTGAGTCCTATTCGTCGGCTAACCAGCGAGGCCGAACAAATGGCGGGAGGTGATTTGAGCGTTTCGGTAACTCCAGTCACACGCGATGAAATAGGGCAATTGGGCAGAGCTTTCAATCGCATGGCGGCGCAACTTCGGGAAAAGATGACCGCGTTGGAAGAGGAGAAGAACCTTTTCGCTACTGTTCAGGCGTACATGGCGGATGGTGCGCTCATCGTGGATGGTGCCGGGCGAATTTTATTGATCAATGCTGCTGCGGCTAGGCTGCTGGGCACAACTGAAAAAGAGGCAATGGGGCGCTCTTTTGCTCAGATAGTTCGACATCATAGAATAATCGAGTTGGTACGACGCAGCCAGGATGACGGCCAGGAACAAGAGGACACTGTTGAGATGTACCGCCAAGGGCCTTTCCTGCGGGTTATCGTGACCCCTATCCGTGGTGGAGGCAAAGCCGGAATTCTGGTCATTCTTCAAGACCTTACCCAGATTCGGCGGCTAGAAACGATACGACGCGATTTTGTCAGCAACGTCTCGCATGAACTCCGTACTCCTCTTGCCTCGCTGAAGGCATTAGTAGAAACACTGCGCGATGGAGCTTTAGATGACAAGGAAGCGGCCCTGCGCTTTCTAAACCGCATGGAGACCGAGGTGGATGCACTCACTCAGATGGTGAAGGAGCTGTTAGAGTTGTCACGTATTGAGTCAGGGCAAGTTCCTTTGCAATTGACGTCTGCGGCGGTAGCAGAGGTGGTATTGCCGCCCGTGGAGCGGCTGCGCCCTCAAGCTGAGCGTGCCGGGTTGCATCTGAGTGTTACTATTCCGTCAGCTCTTCCCCCTGTGCATGCGGATATCGAACGAGTGCAACAAGTCATCACGAACTTGGTGCACAATGCGATCAAATTCACTCCATCGGGCGGTCAAGTGGAAATCTCGGCGGAGGTTGTAGGGCAGGAGATGGTCATTTCCGTGCGTGATACCGGTATGGGCATCTCTGCGGAGGACCTGCCTCGTATCTTTGAACGTTTCTACAAAGCAGACCGCGCACGATCTGGTGAGGGCACGGGACTTGGGCTAGCCATTGCAAAGCACATTGTTCAAGCTCATGGCGGACGCATCTGGGCTCAGAGCGAAGGTGAGGATCAGGGAAGCACATTCTCTTTTACATTGCCTCTGTGGAACGATTAAATGGAGTAGTTCTGGCTAAAGTTTAACAAAGCTTTAACATATCCTTGATACAGCGTTAAACTCCGTGTGGTAGTATCTCTTCTGGATAGAATGAAAATTAGCAAGAAATTAGGAGGAGACTACCATGCGCAGAATTCTGTTTGTAACCCTACTGTTGTCGTTACTGCTTTCGGCGTGCACCCCCGCACAGCCAACGGCAACACCCACACCATCGCCTATCCTCGTACCGAAGAGCACACCAACGCAAGCGCCCACCGTAGTGCCGACCAAGCCTGCCACGGGTATTGTACTTCCGGAGGTGAATCCTCTCGAGGTCAAGGGCGATATTGTAACGGCAGGCAGTTCTACTGTGTACCCTCTTTCCGAGGCGATTGCCGAGATGTTCAAAGATGAAGGATACAAAGGAAACATCACCATTGACAGCATTGGCAGTGGTGCGGGATTTGAGCGCTTCTGCAAGGCAGGGGAGACGGACATTGCCAACGCCAGCCGTCCGATCAAGAGCAGCGAGGTAGATTCTTGTCGGGCAATTGGTCGCGAGCCCATCGCGTTTCGCATTGGCACGGATGCAGTAGCGGTAGTGGTTAGCAAGAGGAACACCTTCTTACAGAATGTGACTATGGAGCAGTTGGCAAAAATCTTTTCGAACGAAGCAATGAGGTGGTCGGATGTAGATCCATCATGGCCGAAGGAGAACATCCTGCGCTTCAGTCCTGGGACGGACAGTGGCACGTTTGACTTCTTCGTGGAAGAGGTCTTAGGCAAGAAGAAAGAGTTGTTGCTGGAAGCAGCCAATCTGCAGCTCAGCGAGGATGACAATGTGCTTGTGCAGGGTGTGTTGGGCAGCCCGTATGCGATCGGGTACTTTGGCTTTGCCTATTATCAGGAGAATGCAGACAAGATGAACGTGCTTTCGATTGATGGAATTGCTCCTACGCCAGAGACAGTGGACAGTGGCAAGTATCCATTGGCACGACCACTATTCATCTACTCAACAGCGAAGATCATGCGCGAGAAGCCTCAGGTGGCAGCGTTCATCAACTACTACCTGACCAATGTCAACGAGGTGATCCGCAAGGTTGGATACTTCCCGGCCAGCGAAGAGGCCCTGAATGCTTCCAAGAAAGCTTGGCTAGAAGCAGTGGGTCAGTAGCGGACTTTCGCCAATATGGGGAAGGGAGGCACACTTCCTTCCCCTTTCCCCTTTTCTGCTATTGGCACAATCCCCGGAGATGGGAGGGCTATCAGCGTGCACACCCGAATAAATGACTTACAAATGGGCACACGAAGTAAGAAGGAAGAGACAGCCCCACGCTATCTGCGCAAGCGCAGACGCGTAAGGGAAAGCCTTATTCAGACCTTTCTTTATTTCTGCGCGGGAGTCTCGATTCTAACAACGCTTGCACTGGTGATCGTGCTAGGGGAGGAATCCTGGCTTTTCTTTGGCAGCCACGAGGTTGATCTCCGCGAGTTTTTCACCACCACGGTTTGGCAACCGGCCATTGGACGTTTTGGAGTCTGGCCTCTGGTGAATGCCACGATGATGACCACAACCATCGCAATGCTCGTTGCTCTTCCACTAGGGCTGGCCGTAGCAATCTATCTTAGCGAGTACGCTTCTGAGCGTGCGCGCAGCGTACTGAAACCTACCCTGGAGATACTGGCTGGTATTCCAACGGTTGTCTATGGGTACTTTGCACTTACCTTTATGACTCCTCTCCTGCGGGCTATCTTCGGAGACAACGTGGTGGAGATCTACAACACGGCTTCGGCGGGCATGGTCATGGGCATTCTCATCTTACCCTTGGTCAGTTCCATGTCCGAGGATGCACTTAGCGCCGTTCCGCGTTCGTTGCGTGAGGCTTCGTATGCTATGGGAGCGACCAAACTGGAAACGGCAGTGCAGGTAGTAGTGCCGGCAGCGCTTTCGGGCATCGCGGCTGCATTTATCCTAGCAGTCTCACGCGCCGTCGGCGAAACGATGATCGTGGCTATTGCTGCAGGTGCGGGACCAGCCTTCACTTTCAACCCGTTCAAAGCCGCAGAGACCATGACCGGACACATCGTGCGCATCAGCGGTGGCGATCTGAGTTATGATTCCATTGACTACAACAGTCTATTTGCTCTCGGATTGCTGCTGTTCCTCATTACATTGACGCTCAACTTCATCAGCCGTCTTTTTGTAGAGCGTTTCCGGGAGGTGTATGAATGAACACCCCCGTGAAATGTCGAGTATATCCTTTAGAGGGTTATCTTCCTGAGGGAGAATCCCTTCAGCACCAGATCGCCTTGCGCCACCGGAAAGGCAAGGTATGGCATTGGTTGTTTTTAACATCTACCATTATCGGAATCATTGTATTGACGGCTCTGCTCTACAATATCATAGACCAGTCTTTCGGCCTAGTGGTCGTTCAGAATCAGATCGATCCAGAGACCCTTGCGATCAATGGAGTTCCTCTGGAGAATCTGACTAAAGAACAACTGGTGTCTATTCTAGAGCAGTACGTTTCCAAGGGAGTGATGCGACGATTGGAAAGCGAAATCCCCTTTGCCGTGCGCGACTGGGAAAATGTCTATCAACTGGTGCAGGAAAGGGTGATTAGACCCGAGATTGTGCTGACTTGGCGGCTTACGGAATCCATCCTTCATCGAAATGAGATCGCAGCCCTTGTTGCGGAACAATACCCGAAGGGAAAGTTACAGTTCCGCGCATGGATCAATCCCGATTTTATTCGCGGGCATCAGTCCAGCGTGCCAGCCCTAGCAGGCGTTCGCACCGCTATTCTTGGTTCTTTGTGGGTAATTTCCATCACCATTCTAGTAGCGTTTCCACTGGGGCTGGGTGCAGCCATTTATCTGGAAGAATATGCAAAAGACAATGTCGTGACGCGCTTTATCCAAACGAACATTAGCAATCTGGGCGGTGTGCCGTCCATCATCTACGGAATGCTGGGCTTGGCAGTCTTTGTACGGGCTTTGGAGCCATTGACAAGCGGCGCCATCTTTGGAGTTGGCGACCCTGCCACCGCCAACGGGCGTACGGTGCTTTCTGCCTCCTTGACATTGGTCCTGCTTGTTCTTCCTTTGCTTATCACCAATGCTCGAGAAGCTATTCGGGCGGTGCCTCGATCGCTTCGTGAGGCGAGTTATGCTTTGGGTGCAACCAGATGGGAGACAACCTGGCACCATGTGCTTCCCTATGCTATGCCGGGCATTCTCACGGGTACTATTCTAGCGATTTCGCGAGCCATTGGAGAGACTGCGCCCCTCGTAGTAGTAGGAGCATCCACTTTCGTCTCGCTAGACCCCGCTAGCCCGTTTTCCAAGTTTACTGTTTTGCCGGTTCAGATATACCAATGGACCTCTCGACCTCAAAGCCAATTCCGCCATGTTGCAGCGGCAGCGATCATTGTCCTATTGCTCTTGCTTCTTTCGCTCAATTCATTCGCTGTGTTGCTCCGCAACCGATACAGGAGGTCAGTGTAATGAATCTAATCACTACGATTGTGGATCATAGCATGTTGCCGTCCTCAGTAGGTTCCTGTGCTATGGAGTCTGAAGGGGATTATACCATTGAGACACGTGGACTAAGCGTATACTACGGCGACTTTCGCGCTATCAAGGATATCAATATGAGCATTCAGCGCTGCAAGATCACCGCAATTATTGGGCCATCGGGGTGTGGAAAGAGCACTTTGCTGCGCACTTTCAACCGCATGAACGATTTGATTCCAAACAGCCGCGTGGAAGGG of the Chloroflexota bacterium genome contains:
- the pstA gene encoding phosphate ABC transporter permease PstA encodes the protein MNTPVKCRVYPLEGYLPEGESLQHQIALRHRKGKVWHWLFLTSTIIGIIVLTALLYNIIDQSFGLVVVQNQIDPETLAINGVPLENLTKEQLVSILEQYVSKGVMRRLESEIPFAVRDWENVYQLVQERVIRPEIVLTWRLTESILHRNEIAALVAEQYPKGKLQFRAWINPDFIRGHQSSVPALAGVRTAILGSLWVISITILVAFPLGLGAAIYLEEYAKDNVVTRFIQTNISNLGGVPSIIYGMLGLAVFVRALEPLTSGAIFGVGDPATANGRTVLSASLTLVLLVLPLLITNAREAIRAVPRSLREASYALGATRWETTWHHVLPYAMPGILTGTILAISRAIGETAPLVVVGASTFVSLDPASPFSKFTVLPVQIYQWTSRPQSQFRHVAAAAIIVLLLLLLSLNSFAVLLRNRYRRSV